Within Legionella birminghamensis, the genomic segment ACATGAATTCAGTTGATATTGATTGATATATAGGATAACTATGAAATCCTTATATATCAATGGTTATATCGATTTTTTGATGTTCTTTGATATTTTTTGATATTGATACGAACTAGCATGTGGTGCTAGTGGTCGAAGGTTCAAATCCTTCCGTCCCGACCATAAAATCCCCTTTGAAATCAGGTAGTTGCATATTCTTAGTTAAACTCATTTAAAATCAAAAAATCTGCTAGGTGTACTTCTGGGTGTACTTTGGATTTTTTACTGTGGCCATTGCTTGTATTTTTGGGGAAATCTATTTTGTAACGTCTTTATATAATTTTGTATGCTTGCTGTGATTGGTTGGGGGTTTCTTCTTTCTTCTAATTGTAAGGAGTGAACATAAATATCAGCTAATTGAATAAATCTACTGTGATGTGATTTGGTATAATGAACAGTATCAATTAAGTTCCCAATTTCTTTGTACTTATAGGGAGTCCCAGAGATTTTGAATTCACTTAGATCTTTTACTGATTGATCAATAATGGGTTCATCATAGTCACCAATCAACATACCGTGAGTTTTATTTTCTTTCATTAGTTCATTAGCTTTTTCAACGAGAAATATAAAAGCCATTTCATTTATTCCAAATGAAGCAAAATATTTATCAGCGTCTATTCGAATATCAATTTTTAAAATTTCGTTAAATGAGTCGATTATTGCTAGATTCGTTTATAATCATCATAATTGTTATAAAGCCCTTGGCCACAAATTAAAGGATTGCCATGAAATTCTGTATCTTTTGACAACAGGGAACTACCAAACACGTC encodes:
- a CDS encoding DUF3800 domain-containing protein is translated as MIDSFNEILKIDIRIDADKYFASFGINEMAFIFLVEKANELMKENKTHGMLIGDYDEPIIDQSVKDLSEFKISGTPYKYKEIGNLIDTVHYTKSHHSRFIQLADIYVHSLQLEERRNPQPITASIQNYIKTLQNRFPQKYKQWPQ